The proteins below come from a single Piscinibacter gummiphilus genomic window:
- a CDS encoding transglutaminase family protein — protein MSIHVALNHVTHYRYDRPINLGPQVVRLRPAPHSRTRILSYSMRVEPATHFINWQQDPQNNYLARLVFPDKTTSFCIEIDLVAEMSVLNPFDFFLEPSAENFPFTYDESLAHELAPYRVKGELTPALAKYLASIPREKKQTTNFLVELNQRLQGDIGYLIRMEPGVQTPEETLTKKSGSCRDSGWLLVQILRHLGLAARFVSGYLIQLKSDVKSLDGPSGTEVDFTDLHAWCEVYLPGAGWIGLDPTSGLLAGEGHIPLACSPDPSSAAPVTGALDECETEFEHHMKVTRVWEAPRVTLPYTDAQWADIEALGHEVDADLRRHDVRLTQGGEPTFVSVDDRDGAEWNTEALGPTKRVLAADLMDKLRAKYGDGGLLHYGQGKWYPGEQLPRWSLNLFWRKDREPIWANPELFASEHHDYGITDVKAQQFLSGVAKRLALDPKYVFPAYEDVWYYLWRERKLPTNVDPFDARLSDELERDRIRKVFSQGLDKVVGHVLPVLRNPTGATRWQTGPWFLRSERCYLVPGDSPLGYRLPLDSQPWASSADYPWTHQPDQTQPFAPLPPYRRLRYAMADQEPGATAAWQEPATTGSTFGERSRAALNGKAAGATATTAQEAPRAPTRFESAGWITRTAMCAEPRNGRLYVFMPPTSALEDYLELVAAIEDTAAEMKLPVILEGYEPPKDPRLSTLRVTPDPGVIEVNIHPAHSWEELVDQTTHLYQAAHETRLSTEKFMVDGRHTGTGGGNHFVLGGATVADSPFLRRPDLLASMVAYWHNHPALSYLFSGLFIGPTSQAPRIDEARNDSVYEIEIAFAELQRKTAEGPGACPPWLIDRLLRNLLIDVTGNTHRAEFCIDKLYSPDGPTGRLGLLEMRAFEMPPHARMSLTQQLLMRSLVSRFWQQPYQPQRLKRWGTELHDRFMLPHFVWQDLCDVVEELNQFGYAMKPEWFAPHLNFRFPRLGDFNAMGVDVELRLALEPWHVMGEEGAPGGTVRFVDSSVERVQLKATGLVSDRHVLTCNGRVVPMQPTGKVGEFVAAVRYRAWAPPSALHPTIGVHAPLTFDLVDSWMGRSLGGCQYHVAHPGGRNYDTAPVNAYEAEARRLARFFRIGHTPGSMRVPKEERNPNFPFTLDLRRAVHE, from the coding sequence ATGTCCATCCACGTCGCGCTCAACCACGTGACCCACTATCGGTACGACCGGCCGATCAACCTGGGGCCGCAGGTGGTGCGGCTGCGCCCGGCGCCGCACTCGCGCACGCGCATCCTCAGCTACTCGATGCGCGTCGAGCCCGCCACGCACTTCATCAACTGGCAGCAGGACCCGCAGAACAACTACCTCGCGCGCCTCGTCTTCCCTGACAAGACCACGAGCTTTTGCATCGAGATCGACCTCGTGGCCGAGATGTCGGTGCTCAACCCGTTCGATTTCTTCCTCGAACCGTCGGCCGAGAATTTCCCGTTCACGTATGACGAATCGCTCGCGCACGAGCTGGCGCCGTACCGGGTGAAGGGTGAGCTCACGCCGGCGCTCGCAAAGTACCTCGCGAGCATCCCGCGCGAGAAGAAGCAGACCACCAACTTCCTGGTCGAACTCAACCAGCGTCTGCAAGGCGACATCGGCTACCTCATCCGCATGGAGCCCGGCGTGCAGACGCCGGAGGAGACGCTCACCAAGAAGAGCGGCTCATGCCGCGATTCGGGCTGGCTGCTGGTGCAGATCCTGCGGCACCTGGGCCTCGCGGCGCGCTTCGTTTCGGGCTACCTGATCCAGCTCAAGAGCGACGTGAAGTCGCTCGACGGCCCGAGCGGCACCGAGGTCGACTTCACCGACCTGCACGCCTGGTGCGAGGTCTACCTGCCGGGCGCCGGCTGGATCGGCCTCGACCCGACTTCGGGCCTTCTCGCCGGCGAAGGCCACATCCCGCTCGCATGCTCGCCCGACCCCTCGTCGGCCGCGCCCGTGACGGGCGCGCTCGACGAATGCGAGACCGAGTTCGAGCACCACATGAAGGTCACCCGCGTTTGGGAAGCGCCGCGCGTGACGCTGCCCTACACCGACGCGCAGTGGGCCGACATCGAAGCCCTCGGCCACGAGGTCGACGCCGACCTGCGCCGCCACGACGTGCGCCTCACGCAGGGCGGCGAGCCCACCTTCGTCTCGGTCGACGACCGCGACGGCGCCGAATGGAACACCGAAGCCCTCGGCCCCACCAAGCGCGTGCTGGCCGCCGACCTGATGGACAAGCTGCGCGCCAAATACGGCGACGGCGGCCTGCTGCACTACGGGCAGGGCAAGTGGTACCCCGGCGAGCAGCTGCCGCGCTGGTCACTCAACCTCTTCTGGCGCAAGGACCGCGAGCCGATCTGGGCCAACCCCGAGCTTTTCGCGAGCGAGCACCACGACTACGGCATCACCGACGTCAAGGCGCAGCAGTTCCTCTCCGGTGTGGCCAAGCGGCTGGCCCTGGACCCGAAGTACGTGTTCCCGGCGTATGAAGACGTCTGGTACTACCTGTGGCGCGAGCGCAAGCTGCCGACCAACGTCGACCCTTTCGATGCGCGCCTGTCCGACGAGCTGGAGCGCGATCGCATCCGCAAGGTCTTCTCGCAAGGGCTCGACAAGGTCGTGGGCCACGTGCTCCCGGTGCTGCGCAACCCGACCGGCGCCACGCGCTGGCAGACGGGCCCCTGGTTCCTGCGCAGCGAGCGCTGCTACCTCGTGCCCGGCGATTCACCGCTCGGCTATCGGCTCCCGCTCGACTCGCAGCCCTGGGCTTCGTCGGCCGATTACCCGTGGACGCACCAGCCCGACCAGACGCAGCCTTTTGCGCCGTTGCCGCCGTACCGGCGCTTGCGCTATGCGATGGCCGATCAAGAGCCGGGCGCAACGGCTGCGTGGCAGGAGCCGGCGACCACGGGCTCGACCTTCGGTGAACGCTCGCGCGCAGCGCTGAACGGCAAGGCCGCCGGTGCCACCGCGACCACGGCCCAGGAGGCGCCTCGCGCGCCGACACGCTTCGAGTCGGCCGGCTGGATCACCCGCACCGCGATGTGCGCCGAGCCGCGCAACGGGCGGCTCTACGTCTTCATGCCGCCGACCTCGGCGCTGGAGGACTACCTCGAGCTCGTCGCCGCCATCGAAGACACCGCCGCCGAGATGAAGCTGCCGGTGATCCTCGAAGGCTACGAGCCGCCGAAGGACCCGCGCCTGTCGACGCTGCGCGTGACGCCCGACCCCGGCGTGATCGAAGTCAACATCCACCCGGCGCACAGCTGGGAAGAGCTCGTCGACCAGACGACGCACCTCTACCAGGCCGCACACGAAACGCGCCTGTCGACCGAGAAGTTCATGGTCGACGGCCGCCACACCGGCACCGGCGGCGGCAACCACTTCGTGCTCGGTGGCGCGACGGTGGCCGACTCGCCCTTCCTGCGCCGGCCCGACCTGCTCGCGAGCATGGTGGCCTACTGGCACAACCACCCAGCGCTGAGCTATCTCTTCTCGGGCCTCTTCATCGGCCCGACGAGCCAGGCGCCGCGCATCGACGAGGCGCGCAACGACTCGGTCTACGAGATCGAGATCGCCTTCGCCGAGTTGCAGCGCAAGACGGCCGAGGGGCCGGGCGCATGCCCGCCGTGGCTGATCGACCGCCTGCTGCGCAACCTCCTGATCGACGTCACCGGCAACACCCACCGTGCCGAGTTCTGCATCGACAAGCTCTACTCGCCCGACGGCCCCACCGGCCGACTGGGGCTGCTCGAGATGCGTGCCTTCGAGATGCCGCCGCATGCGCGCATGAGCCTCACGCAGCAGCTCCTGATGCGCTCGCTCGTGAGCCGCTTCTGGCAGCAGCCCTATCAGCCGCAGCGCCTGAAGCGCTGGGGCACCGAGTTGCACGACCGCTTCATGCTGCCGCACTTCGTGTGGCAAGACCTGTGCGACGTGGTCGAGGAGCTCAACCAGTTCGGCTACGCGATGAAGCCCGAGTGGTTTGCGCCGCACCTCAACTTCCGCTTCCCGCGCCTGGGTGACTTCAACGCGATGGGCGTCGACGTGGAGCTGCGCCTCGCGCTTGAACCCTGGCATGTGATGGGCGAGGAGGGCGCACCCGGCGGCACGGTGCGCTTCGTCGATTCGTCGGTGGAGCGCGTGCAGCTCAAGGCCACCGGGCTGGTGAGCGACCGCCACGTGCTCACCTGCAACGGCCGCGTGGTGCCGATGCAGCCCACCGGCAAGGTGGGGGAGTTCGTGGCTGCCGTCCGCTACCGGGCCTGGGCGCCGCCCTCGGCCCTGCACCCGACCATCGGCGTGCACGCGCCGCTCACCTTCGACCTCGTCGACAGCTGGATGGGCCGCTCGCTCGGCGGCTGCCAGTACCACGTGGCCCACCCGGGCGGGCGCAACTACGACACCGCGCCGGTCAACGCCTATGAGGCCGAGGCGCGGCGCCTGGCGCGCTTCTTCCGCATTGGCCACACGCCGGGCTCCATGCGCGTGCCGAAGGAAGAGCGCAACCCGAACTTCCCGTTCACGCTCGACCTGCGGCGCGCCGTGCACGAGTAG
- a CDS encoding DUF2339 domain-containing protein: protein MMFIFGVIGAVLGLLMGELIGGLIGLGVGIGIASMLKKSDASASAKDAPPAAVKPPAPAAVPMETRVARLEQEVALLRAEVKRLSSAPPAAVTSKVAEPAEEPMAFDLPDLEPAAPAPLPAPAPFVLPPAPVAAPIAQAAPAVAAVPVPVPAAVTAPVPAAALAPAPRPAPSPRPAPAPQPTLEERMPPLLRKLVFGGNTIVKVGVLILFLGLAFLLRYAAERVTVPVELRYAGVALLGGVLLVLGWRLRERKDGYGLILQGAGIGVFYLTTLAALKISQLLPPELAFGFLFAVTLLSAVLAMAQNAPWLAYVAAAEGFAAPVLVSTGSGNHIALFSYLAILDIGIFLMAWFRAWRPLNLIGAVGTFTLAGAWAHKHYTDALYPSVQGFLLFFFVLFTLVGVLFARRALALGSEPDLRHPLGQRAAQTLAQVGRVDSTLAFGVPLASYGLQYLLVRGWEFGPAWAALGFSLFYLLLGGVLLRGGNVRYALLGEAYVIVSVIFGTLAIPLALEGEWTGATWAVEAAGMYWLGVRQARRYARAFALLVLGAATVRLVSALGFDFTPGTPLFTGSVLGVLLLAVSAGLMFVLGRRAGVDRQGDWEAAGVIGQLWIGLAALALSAWLVLVPQWACVATSLLAFACAWVQARKPLPALQWASAVLHAVALAGFATTLHAVHGEAMLSNGWQGLVAACVIGVSLLVSTWLPLSAALREAEARQTTPQWSLGSSIGLLAGIAVLAGSLLFVMPADIAARVWPWLGVLALWLGLRLHHPALAVAWAALQVAAALAFGVYGPELWADTGAGLTLWTPLILSLAGFISGDALQRSARQPRAAAWQGAVGLQWGVVVWSLVWWLQTLLPDLYRHLQHTQKAWVLMWPAALTGWVLVTSLLMTAVARWREWRVLGQAAWATVPGWAITAALGVGLIGFAPHEHLGWLVWPLALLWHVVLLRALSRWWPEPVIAPLHVGGFWLFLLLAAREAQWLTAGLGDAGSAWPLLGWVMVPALVLSLITRPSVLQRWPLASFRVPYLLVACVPVAVYLLLWLWASNTRSGEAAPLPYVPLLNPLEIGHGLVLLALFLWHRALPAGTQLPRQALLAGLGATAFALYTGMVLRTCHHWGGVPWESGALMASTLTQAALSVAWAIVGVALMMLGHKRVERAVWVVGAALLGVVVLKLFFVELADSGGLYRIVSFIVVGLLLLLVGYFAPVPPSRKEAAHAA, encoded by the coding sequence ATGATGTTCATCTTCGGTGTGATCGGTGCGGTGCTCGGTTTGCTGATGGGCGAACTGATCGGCGGGCTGATCGGGTTGGGCGTCGGCATCGGGATTGCGTCGATGCTGAAGAAGAGCGATGCGTCGGCATCTGCGAAAGACGCACCCCCTGCTGCCGTCAAACCACCCGCCCCCGCAGCCGTTCCGATGGAAACGCGGGTCGCGCGACTGGAGCAGGAGGTCGCCCTGCTGCGGGCCGAGGTGAAGCGCCTCTCCAGCGCGCCACCGGCTGCGGTGACGAGCAAGGTCGCCGAGCCGGCCGAGGAGCCGATGGCGTTCGACCTGCCCGATCTGGAACCCGCCGCACCTGCGCCGCTGCCGGCACCTGCACCCTTCGTGCTGCCACCGGCTCCGGTAGCCGCCCCCATCGCGCAGGCGGCCCCCGCGGTGGCGGCGGTGCCGGTTCCCGTTCCTGCTGCCGTGACCGCTCCCGTTCCCGCGGCTGCACTGGCGCCGGCACCACGGCCGGCCCCCAGCCCGCGGCCTGCACCCGCGCCGCAGCCCACGCTCGAAGAGCGCATGCCGCCGCTGCTGCGCAAGCTCGTCTTCGGTGGCAACACCATCGTCAAGGTGGGTGTGCTGATCCTTTTTCTCGGCCTGGCGTTCCTGCTGCGCTATGCGGCCGAGCGCGTCACCGTGCCGGTGGAGCTGCGCTATGCCGGCGTGGCGCTGCTCGGTGGCGTGCTGCTGGTGCTGGGCTGGCGCCTGCGTGAGCGCAAGGATGGCTATGGCCTGATCCTGCAAGGCGCGGGCATCGGCGTCTTCTACCTCACGACGCTCGCGGCCTTGAAGATCAGCCAGCTGCTGCCGCCCGAGCTGGCGTTCGGCTTCCTCTTCGCCGTGACGCTCCTGAGTGCCGTGCTCGCGATGGCGCAGAACGCGCCGTGGCTCGCCTACGTGGCGGCGGCCGAAGGCTTCGCGGCGCCGGTGCTGGTGTCGACGGGCAGCGGCAACCACATCGCGCTCTTCAGCTACCTTGCCATCCTCGACATCGGCATCTTCCTGATGGCGTGGTTCCGGGCATGGCGGCCGCTCAACCTCATCGGCGCGGTCGGCACCTTCACGCTGGCCGGTGCCTGGGCGCACAAGCACTACACCGACGCGCTCTACCCGAGCGTGCAGGGGTTCCTGTTGTTTTTCTTCGTGCTCTTCACGCTGGTAGGCGTGCTGTTCGCGCGCCGCGCGCTCGCGCTCGGCAGCGAGCCCGACCTGCGCCACCCGCTCGGGCAGCGCGCCGCGCAGACGCTGGCACAGGTGGGCCGTGTCGACAGCACGCTGGCCTTCGGCGTGCCGCTGGCGAGCTACGGTCTGCAATACCTGCTGGTGCGCGGCTGGGAGTTCGGCCCCGCGTGGGCGGCGCTCGGTTTCTCGCTCTTCTACCTGCTGCTCGGCGGCGTCTTGCTGCGCGGTGGGAACGTGCGCTACGCGCTGCTCGGCGAAGCCTATGTGATCGTCAGCGTGATCTTCGGCACGCTGGCCATTCCGCTGGCACTCGAAGGCGAGTGGACGGGGGCCACCTGGGCCGTGGAAGCCGCGGGCATGTACTGGCTCGGCGTGCGCCAGGCGCGCCGCTACGCGCGGGCCTTCGCGCTGCTGGTGCTGGGCGCGGCCACGGTGCGGCTCGTGAGCGCGCTCGGCTTCGACTTCACGCCCGGCACGCCGCTCTTCACCGGCTCGGTGCTGGGGGTGCTGCTGCTGGCGGTCAGCGCCGGGCTGATGTTCGTCTTGGGCCGCCGCGCCGGGGTCGACCGACAGGGCGACTGGGAGGCCGCCGGCGTGATCGGCCAGCTTTGGATTGGCCTGGCAGCGCTGGCGCTCTCGGCCTGGCTTGTGCTCGTGCCGCAGTGGGCCTGCGTCGCCACCTCGCTGCTGGCCTTCGCGTGTGCCTGGGTGCAGGCGCGCAAGCCCTTGCCGGCCCTGCAATGGGCCAGTGCCGTGCTGCATGCGGTGGCGCTGGCGGGCTTTGCCACCACGCTGCATGCCGTGCACGGCGAGGCCATGCTCAGCAATGGCTGGCAGGGCTTGGTCGCGGCCTGCGTGATCGGCGTGAGCCTCCTGGTCAGCACCTGGCTGCCGCTGAGCGCGGCATTGCGTGAAGCCGAGGCGCGGCAGACCACGCCGCAGTGGTCGCTGGGCAGCAGCATCGGCTTGCTGGCGGGCATCGCGGTGCTCGCGGGCAGCCTGCTCTTCGTGATGCCGGCCGACATCGCGGCGCGTGTCTGGCCTTGGTTGGGCGTGCTGGCGCTCTGGCTGGGCCTGCGCCTGCACCACCCGGCACTCGCCGTGGCGTGGGCGGCGTTGCAGGTCGCGGCCGCGCTCGCCTTCGGTGTCTATGGCCCTGAACTGTGGGCCGACACAGGGGCGGGCCTCACGCTGTGGACGCCGCTGATCCTGTCGCTCGCCGGCTTCATCTCGGGCGACGCCTTGCAGCGCTCGGCGCGTCAGCCGCGCGCCGCCGCGTGGCAGGGTGCCGTGGGCCTGCAATGGGGCGTGGTGGTGTGGAGCCTCGTGTGGTGGTTGCAGACACTGCTGCCCGATCTCTACCGCCACCTGCAGCACACGCAGAAGGCCTGGGTGTTGATGTGGCCGGCAGCGCTCACCGGCTGGGTGCTCGTCACCTCGCTGCTGATGACCGCCGTGGCCCGCTGGCGCGAGTGGCGCGTGCTCGGGCAGGCGGCGTGGGCCACCGTGCCGGGCTGGGCCATCACCGCGGCGCTGGGCGTCGGGCTGATCGGCTTTGCGCCGCACGAGCACCTGGGCTGGCTGGTGTGGCCGCTGGCACTGCTGTGGCATGTCGTGCTGCTGCGGGCGCTGTCGCGCTGGTGGCCCGAGCCTGTGATCGCGCCTTTGCACGTGGGCGGCTTCTGGCTCTTCCTGCTGCTGGCGGCGCGCGAGGCGCAGTGGCTCACCGCGGGCCTGGGCGATGCCGGTTCCGCCTGGCCGCTGCTGGGCTGGGTGATGGTGCCGGCGCTCGTGCTCTCGCTGATCACGCGGCCCTCGGTGCTGCAACGCTGGCCGCTCGCGAGCTTCCGCGTGCCCTACCTGCTGGTGGCCTGCGTGCCGGTGGCCGTGTACCTGCTGCTGTGGCTGTGGGCGAGCAACACGCGATCGGGTGAGGCCGCGCCGCTGCCGTATGTGCCGCTGCTCAACCCGCTGGAGATCGGCCACGGGCTCGTGCTGCTGGCGCTCTTCCTCTGGCACCGCGCCTTGCCGGCCGGCACGCAGCTGCCGCGCCAGGCACTGCTGGCCGGCCTGGGCGCCACCGCCTTCGCGCTCTACACCGGCATGGTGCTGCGCACCTGCCACCACTGGGGCGGCGTGCCGTGGGAGAGCGGGGCGCTGATGGCGTCGACGCTCACGCAAGCCGCGCTGTCGGTCGCCTGGGCGATCGTGGGTGTGGCGCTGATGATGCTGGGCCACAAGCGCGTCGAGCGCGCGGTGTGGGTCGTGGGCGCGGCGCTGCTGGGTGTGGTGGTGCTCAAGCTCTTCTTCGTGGAGCTGGCCGACAGCGGCGGCCTGTACCGCATCGTGTCGTTCATCGTCGTCGGGCTGTTGCTGCTGCTCGTGGGCTACTTCGCCCCGGTGCCGCCCAGCCGCAAGGAGGCTGCGCATGCGGCGTGA
- a CDS encoding DUF3999 family protein produces the protein MRRELIAAVLACAMPAWAGEAPLAVQGQAAYYGVTLPLAVLAQTRQADLVDIRVLNARGEPVPHAWVEGPAPTVAEAQQHTVPFFQAPAAASATTASQQGGWILDLRKVTGAMLELRLSVAPGTHGVYSFAIEASDDLQRWRVLDGAAQLLSLQHQGRRLEHTSFDLAGVHARYLRLRPQAGSPVPPLNGAQVRSVTHDQPVPPLQWSEPIGPTQCTAQYCDYAVPRHLPLERLEWQLSAANTLAPVDLLVQYERGDATSTPQHSRRHRLRDQLRGVRHKDAPVDPASTWSPLLRTTAYWLRLPEGELRSPALRLDAGAVTQLRVQPVGGMVQLGSQPPTIRIGAQAARLVFLAREPAPYRLAWGGEAAPATSLGQLMPTRKAHDPLPVDTATVVMTPAPAAAPVAPEASVAPAAPAPSRKLWLWGVLLAALSVMGVMAWQLLRPAKTG, from the coding sequence ATGCGGCGTGAACTGATCGCGGCCGTGCTGGCCTGTGCGATGCCCGCCTGGGCCGGTGAAGCGCCGCTGGCCGTGCAGGGCCAGGCCGCCTACTACGGCGTGACGCTGCCCTTGGCGGTGCTCGCCCAAACGCGGCAGGCCGACCTGGTCGACATCCGCGTGCTCAACGCGCGCGGCGAGCCGGTCCCGCACGCGTGGGTCGAGGGGCCTGCACCGACCGTTGCCGAAGCGCAGCAGCACACCGTGCCGTTCTTCCAGGCGCCGGCCGCGGCCTCGGCCACCACCGCGTCGCAACAGGGCGGCTGGATCCTCGACCTGCGCAAGGTGACGGGCGCGATGCTCGAGCTGCGGCTGAGCGTGGCGCCCGGCACGCACGGTGTCTACAGCTTCGCCATCGAGGCCAGCGACGACCTGCAACGCTGGCGCGTGCTCGACGGTGCGGCGCAACTGCTCTCTTTGCAACACCAGGGCCGGCGCCTGGAGCACACGAGCTTCGACCTGGCCGGCGTGCATGCGCGGTACCTGCGCCTGCGCCCGCAGGCCGGAAGCCCCGTGCCGCCGCTGAACGGCGCACAGGTGCGCAGCGTCACCCATGACCAGCCGGTGCCGCCGTTGCAGTGGAGCGAGCCCATCGGGCCGACGCAATGCACCGCGCAGTACTGCGACTACGCCGTGCCGCGTCACCTGCCGCTGGAGCGGCTGGAGTGGCAGCTGTCGGCCGCCAACACGCTTGCGCCGGTCGACCTGCTGGTGCAGTACGAGCGAGGCGATGCCACCTCGACGCCACAGCATTCGCGCCGCCACCGTTTGCGCGACCAGCTGCGCGGCGTTCGCCACAAGGATGCGCCGGTCGATCCGGCCAGCACCTGGAGCCCGCTGCTGCGCACCACGGCGTACTGGCTGCGCCTGCCCGAGGGTGAGCTGCGCTCGCCGGCCCTGCGGCTCGATGCCGGCGCGGTGACGCAGCTGCGCGTGCAGCCGGTCGGCGGCATGGTGCAGCTGGGCTCGCAGCCGCCGACGATCCGCATCGGCGCGCAGGCGGCGCGGCTCGTGTTCCTGGCGCGCGAGCCCGCGCCGTACCGACTGGCCTGGGGTGGTGAGGCGGCCCCGGCAACCTCGCTCGGCCAGCTCATGCCCACGCGCAAGGCCCACGATCCACTGCCCGTCGACACGGCCACCGTGGTGATGACGCCAGCGCCCGCGGCGGCACCCGTCGCTCCGGAGGCCAGCGTGGCACCGGCGGCGCCTGCGCCGTCGCGCAAGCTGTGGCTGTGGGGCGTGCTGCTCGCCGCCTTGTCGGTGATGGGCGTCATGGCCTGGCAACTGCTGCGCCCCGCGAAGACCGGCTGA
- a CDS encoding B12-binding domain-containing radical SAM protein has product MPIAVARVLAVIPPMTQLNTPYPSTAYLTGFLRSRGVDAVQEDLALALVLKLLSAEGLVQVRAEIEAMPASKRTRQVLTFIEQFDRYRTTIGPTIAFLQGRDPTLGHRIASRGYLPEGARFESLDVYIDEDGGDPLAWAFGALGMQDRARHLATLYLNDLADVLRDAIDPRFEFVRYAESLAQSQPSFDPLAEALAQPLNLVDRTLVDLTLAAVARHQPDVLLLSVPFPGSVYAAFRIAQAVKARHPHITTALGGGFVNTELRELSEPRVFDHFDYVTLDAGERPLLALLEHLQGKRSRQRLVRTFLREEGVVRYVNMMEPDIAFAEVGTPTWDGLPLQHYLSLLDMLNPMNRLWSDGRWNKLTVAHGCYWKKCSFCDVSLDYISRYEGASAALLADRMEAIVRETGQTGFHFVDEAAPPKALKALSAELIARQLSVSWWGNIRFEKSFSPELCQQMADSGCIAISGGLEVASDRLLKLMKKGVSVEQVARVTKSFTDAGILVHAYLMYGFPTQTVQDTVDALEYVRQLFEQGCIQSGFFHRFACTVHSPVGQHPEEYGVTLQPLPPVSFAKNDIGFIDPTGTDHDALGVGLKKALYNFMHGIGLEDDVRMWFDFPVPKPKVPRHYIARALALA; this is encoded by the coding sequence ATGCCCATTGCCGTTGCCCGCGTGCTGGCCGTCATCCCGCCGATGACGCAGCTCAACACGCCGTATCCGTCCACCGCTTACCTCACCGGCTTTCTGCGCTCGCGTGGCGTCGATGCGGTGCAGGAAGACCTCGCCTTGGCGCTCGTGCTCAAGCTACTGTCGGCCGAAGGGCTGGTGCAGGTCCGCGCCGAGATCGAGGCCATGCCGGCGTCGAAACGAACACGGCAGGTCCTGACATTCATCGAGCAGTTCGACCGCTACCGCACCACCATCGGGCCGACCATCGCCTTCCTGCAAGGCCGCGACCCGACGCTTGGCCACCGCATCGCGAGCCGCGGCTACCTGCCCGAAGGAGCACGCTTCGAGTCGCTCGACGTCTACATCGATGAAGACGGCGGCGACCCGCTCGCCTGGGCCTTCGGCGCGCTCGGCATGCAAGACCGCGCACGGCACCTCGCCACGCTGTACCTCAACGACCTGGCCGACGTGCTGCGCGATGCCATCGACCCACGCTTCGAGTTCGTGCGCTACGCCGAGTCGCTCGCGCAGAGCCAGCCGAGCTTCGACCCGCTGGCCGAGGCGCTGGCCCAGCCGCTCAACCTGGTCGACCGAACGCTGGTCGACCTGACCCTGGCCGCCGTGGCGCGGCACCAGCCGGATGTGCTGCTGCTGTCGGTGCCGTTCCCGGGCTCGGTGTACGCCGCCTTCCGCATCGCCCAGGCGGTGAAGGCACGGCACCCGCACATCACCACCGCACTCGGTGGCGGTTTCGTCAACACCGAGCTGCGCGAGCTGAGCGAGCCGCGGGTCTTCGACCATTTCGACTACGTCACGCTCGATGCCGGCGAGCGCCCCTTGCTCGCGCTGCTGGAGCACCTGCAAGGCAAACGATCACGGCAGCGCCTGGTGCGCACCTTCCTGCGCGAAGAAGGGGTGGTGCGCTACGTCAACATGATGGAGCCCGACATCGCCTTCGCCGAGGTCGGCACGCCCACGTGGGACGGGCTGCCGCTGCAGCATTACCTCTCGCTGCTCGACATGCTCAACCCGATGAACCGGCTGTGGAGCGACGGGCGCTGGAACAAGCTCACCGTGGCCCACGGCTGCTACTGGAAGAAGTGCAGCTTCTGCGACGTGAGCCTCGACTACATCTCGCGCTACGAGGGCGCTTCGGCCGCCCTGCTGGCCGACCGCATGGAAGCCATCGTGCGCGAGACCGGGCAGACCGGCTTCCACTTCGTCGACGAAGCCGCGCCACCCAAGGCGCTGAAGGCGCTCTCGGCCGAGCTCATCGCGCGCCAGCTGTCGGTCTCGTGGTGGGGCAACATCCGCTTCGAGAAATCGTTCAGCCCCGAGCTGTGCCAGCAGATGGCCGACAGTGGCTGCATCGCGATCTCGGGCGGCCTGGAGGTGGCGTCCGATCGGCTGCTCAAGTTGATGAAGAAGGGCGTGTCGGTCGAGCAGGTGGCGCGGGTCACCAAGTCGTTCACCGACGCGGGCATCCTGGTGCACGCGTACCTGATGTATGGCTTCCCCACGCAGACCGTGCAAGACACGGTCGACGCGCTCGAATACGTGCGCCAGCTCTTCGAGCAGGGTTGCATCCAGTCGGGCTTCTTCCATCGCTTCGCCTGCACCGTGCATTCGCCCGTCGGCCAGCACCCGGAGGAATACGGTGTGACGCTGCAGCCGCTGCCGCCCGTGAGCTTTGCCAAGAACGACATCGGGTTCATCGACCCCACCGGCACCGACCACGACGCCCTGGGCGTGGGGCTGAAGAAGGCGCTCTACAACTTCATGCACGGCATCGGGCTGGAAGACGACGTGCGCATGTGGTTCGACTTTCCGGTGCCCAAGCCCAAGGTGCCGCGGCACTACATCGCGCGCGCCTTGGCCCTGGCTTAG
- a CDS encoding TetR/AcrR family transcriptional regulator, giving the protein MPRTPSTTNTESRRAAIVAAMLPVMARHGYEKATIQAIAREAGLTPGLLHYHFKSKQEILVSLVAAVVEFARTRFESQSASAAEPMERLQAYVQARLGLGTGAAPDMVAAWVMIGAEAVRQPEVRVLYEQAIAQELALLTRLLSACLAEKRRSTDPAPTLAAGLVALMEGSFQLSSAAANVMPAGYAAQAAMAFATQGIEAAPKRKA; this is encoded by the coding sequence ATGCCCCGCACCCCCAGCACCACCAACACCGAGAGCCGGCGCGCCGCCATCGTGGCGGCCATGCTGCCGGTCATGGCCCGGCACGGCTACGAGAAGGCGACCATCCAGGCCATCGCCCGCGAGGCGGGCCTGACGCCGGGGCTCCTGCACTACCACTTCAAGAGCAAGCAGGAGATCCTGGTCTCGCTGGTGGCGGCGGTCGTCGAGTTCGCCCGCACGCGCTTCGAAAGCCAATCGGCAAGCGCCGCCGAGCCGATGGAGCGATTGCAGGCCTACGTGCAGGCGCGGCTGGGGCTGGGCACCGGCGCCGCGCCCGACATGGTGGCCGCCTGGGTGATGATCGGCGCCGAGGCCGTGCGCCAGCCCGAGGTGCGTGTGCTCTACGAGCAGGCCATCGCGCAGGAACTCGCCCTGCTCACGCGGTTGCTGTCAGCCTGCCTCGCCGAAAAACGCCGCAGCACCGACCCAGCACCCACCCTCGCCGCCGGGCTGGTGGCCTTGATGGAAGGCAGCTTCCAGCTGTCGAGCGCCGCGGCCAACGTGATGCCGGCCGGCTATGCGGCCCAGGCCGCGATGGCATTCGCCACGCAGGGCATCGAGGCCGCCCCGAAGCGAAAGGCCTAA